The Oleiphilus messinensis DNA segment CAATCATCCAGCATATGGTCAGGGTCGGCATTGCTGATATACCCCGTATTTTGAATCACGCCACGCAAAAAGGGGTTGCGAAACAAGTGCGCTTTCACAACACAATCCGCATTTTTGACCAGTGAAATCAGGACCACAATGTCAATCAAACTGGGGTGATTGGCAACGATGATTTTGCCTTTTGCATTTTTCAGAGCATCCAGACCTTCAACTTTCAAATTCAGTATGCCGAGAAATTTCATCATGCCAATGAAAAAGCGGAACGTGTGATGAACGGTTTTCTTGGCCGCGGCTTTTTGTCTCTCTGCTCCCGAATACACAACTTTCTGCAAGGGAAACCAGGTAACACACAGGAGTAGTCCGCCAAGGCCAAAAAATGTAAAGCAAATGCCCGTGGCAACTATCCGCCAAAGGTAATTGATTTGCTCAAATCGTAAATTAGAGGATATTCGTTGCTGTATCATTTCCGCACATCAGCCCCTGTGGTCGTAACGGTCGCGTGCCTGATCCAAGTCCAATGCCGGGTACCGGCGACAATCTCGCACTGTTGCTCTGCTGATTCGAGGAATCTGCGCAGCGCACTGGCTTCGCACTCGGAGGCGGATGCCCCTTTGGCGTTGGATTCAAGTAAGGAAACAGGCATCCCTTGCTCCGGTGTGAGTGTTAGAGCAAGTGCTATTTCCGAGCGTGGTTCGTGGGTGAATGGCCGGTAAATTTCCGGTACCGGAAAATCAGTATAAATAATGCCAATCGATTTCAGCCTTTTGGCATGCAATCTGGCCACCGCCTCAGTAATGGCATAATGTAGGGTACATTCGCCTGCAGAAATTGAGGCGCTGGCTTTTTTGTTGCCCAGAATCATACCAAACAGGCCGGCTGTTGCATTGTGCACCGAGAGGCCAAATTGTGTCGGACTGAGTTCTGTTTTGTGGATGACGTCTGTGAGCAGTCCAACGGTACGCTGTAAATCGCCGTGCCGAGACGCAAATACCGTTTCCATATCGCTGTTTATACCGCACTGGTGAGCGACACCCAAAGCGGCTTTGGAGAATGCACTCAAGCGCCGACGTTGCATCGCCGGTATCCAGGAAAGATCAGCAGAAGGAGGTATTGAGTCTGAGGTCGATTGAGCACTGTCCATGTGGTCTTCGATTGGCCATACGGCCCAGCTGGAGAGACAAAAATCCATAAAACACCCTTGTTTTCGACTTGGGCCTCTGAAACGGTCGGCAATATTACTGCAAAGCATGCTACTGCTGCAACTTTGCTTTGTTAAAAGCTTGATCAACTCATTCTATCAATACACTAATCCTGATCCAGATTGATGCATGACTAAACTTTGAGTTGATTATTGGCTAAAATGCCCGCCTATTAGTCGATGCTGACTAATTATTCGGCAAGGTTGCCGGTCTCAGTATATTGAAACAATGGAAAATGGAGAAGTCGGAATGAAAAAGTTACTCTCGTTGCTGGCGTTGGTCATGGTGATATCTGCCTGCTCAACAACTGGTAAGTTCAAAGTACCGGAAGGGAGCCAGTTGTATTTGTACAAGCGCCCTCAACCGGTTCAAATTGGTACTGATGGCACGGTTACGACCAAGCCTTATTTCTGGACTGCGGCAGGATTTCCACCGGGTGGTGGTGTGCCTTACCGTCTTGAAAAAGATGGCAAAACCATCAAAGAAGGTCGCTTACGCGCGAAATTCCGCGTGGTTTCTATCTTTTGGCCGCCGTTTGCTTTGATCTATTGGCCAATGGGGTTAAATCCGAATATCACTTATGATCTGGTCAATGATACTCAGATGTAATACCGGGTACTGAGTGGCGGGTGATCCTGTGTTGCTGAAGGTTTGCCCGAATTGGTGCACTATTAAATAGGTCTGAGACCTATTTAATAGTCATTGCGAATTTTAATCGTCCTTACGACTTTTCATAGCCCCTGCAAATTTTAACCGCCCCTGCGAATTGATCGGTCCCGCAAATTAATCCTGAAGCACCATCAGCGCTAATTCCGTACCCGGCAAGCCCGTGTGTGCCATTAACAGGATTATACCGATAAGACCGCCGGCGGTTATCAAGTACCAGACCAATGAAAAGGTGATGCCATAGGCATTCATCGACATGCCTGGATTGTTTTTGAATTCTCGCCAACTCGCCATTAGATCAAGCACACCGAGAATCAGGAAGAATATCAGCAACATCAGCCCCAGTTTGATCGCAAAAGCCAATCCCGCAATGGTGAGCAGTCCCACAGTGACCAAGCCTGCTTTTTTCTGGCCAGACAATGCCAGAGCCTTGAATACCCGACCGCCATCCAGAGGAAGCACCGGTAGTAGATTGAACAGGTTAACCAGAGCACTGATAGAGGCGACCAGACCCATAAAATGATTTTCAGTAAAATAATAGCCAATGCCGAAAAGCAGGGTCATGGCGAGTCCGAAAAATGGGCCCATCATGGCAATGTATACCTCTTGCCAGTGGGTTTTTGGCGAATCACCCACCGCGACACCGCCAACAAACGGTATCAGATAGATACCCTTGGTTGGTATTCCGCATTTTTTCATGGCGCGAAGGTGGCCATATTCGTGAAAGATGAGAATTCCGATGATGGCTGCGGCGAACTCCCAGCTGTAGATAATACCCCAGGCACCGAGTGACATCCCGATGAGAGCAACTTGGATAACTTTGACACTTTTGAACAGCTTGAATGCAATACCTGCCCAGGCCCAAATGTGGCCATTGAATCCTTTTTTGGCTCGTTTTGTGGTATTGAGCTGTTCCGGGTTATCGAATGAGGTGGAGCGGGTCGCCTGTACCGCGCCGCTGTCTTCTCGCGGTGGTACATTTGGTGATTGAGGTGTCGAGAAAGCTTTTTCGTCAGAGTAGAGTACTTGCTCTCCGCGACGAATTTGAATTTTTACTTTTTGGGCAATCAGATCAAGATCAAACGAAAGCAGAACCGCTCCGATTGCCGGTAATGAGAATTCGAAAGTATTGTTGGGTTTCAGCGGGTAGGGTTCCGAGACCTGCTGGTCATCGACAAAAAGCGCTACAAACCCTTTTTCAGCACTTTGGCTTA contains these protein-coding regions:
- a CDS encoding lysophospholipid acyltransferase family protein, which encodes MIQQRISSNLRFEQINYLWRIVATGICFTFFGLGGLLLCVTWFPLQKVVYSGAERQKAAAKKTVHHTFRFFIGMMKFLGILNLKVEGLDALKNAKGKIIVANHPSLIDIVVLISLVKNADCVVKAHLFRNPFLRGVIQNTGYISNADPDHMLDDCKHSLDQGNNLIIFPEGTRTTPGQPICFKRGAANIALRSSTPFLPLLIFCYPKTLTKDDKWYHIPKTGKINFEALVLPEYDWTQGKTDITRSKLSRQVTRDLESYYVEKLARYGTIEKRNQRIDYPNSGS
- a CDS encoding beta-ketoacyl synthase chain length factor, translating into MDFCLSSWAVWPIEDHMDSAQSTSDSIPPSADLSWIPAMQRRRLSAFSKAALGVAHQCGINSDMETVFASRHGDLQRTVGLLTDVIHKTELSPTQFGLSVHNATAGLFGMILGNKKASASISAGECTLHYAITEAVARLHAKRLKSIGIIYTDFPVPEIYRPFTHEPRSEIALALTLTPEQGMPVSLLESNAKGASASECEASALRRFLESAEQQCEIVAGTRHWTWIRHATVTTTGADVRK
- a CDS encoding putative periplasmic lipoprotein; the protein is MKKLLSLLALVMVISACSTTGKFKVPEGSQLYLYKRPQPVQIGTDGTVTTKPYFWTAAGFPPGGGVPYRLEKDGKTIKEGRLRAKFRVVSIFWPPFALIYWPMGLNPNITYDLVNDTQM
- a CDS encoding site-2 protease family protein, producing the protein MDLLNIQYADSHIRLSQSAEKGFVALFVDDQQVSEPYPLKPNNTFEFSLPAIGAVLLSFDLDLIAQKVKIQIRRGEQVLYSDEKAFSTPQSPNVPPREDSGAVQATRSTSFDNPEQLNTTKRAKKGFNGHIWAWAGIAFKLFKSVKVIQVALIGMSLGAWGIIYSWEFAAAIIGILIFHEYGHLRAMKKCGIPTKGIYLIPFVGGVAVGDSPKTHWQEVYIAMMGPFFGLAMTLLFGIGYYFTENHFMGLVASISALVNLFNLLPVLPLDGGRVFKALALSGQKKAGLVTVGLLTIAGLAFAIKLGLMLLIFFLILGVLDLMASWREFKNNPGMSMNAYGITFSLVWYLITAGGLIGIILLMAHTGLPGTELALMVLQD